The following are encoded together in the Sphaerodactylus townsendi isolate TG3544 linkage group LG14, MPM_Stown_v2.3, whole genome shotgun sequence genome:
- the LOC125443572 gene encoding transmembrane protein 200C-like gives MPEEPQPRRAAAAAAAAAASSCPPEGAAPPAAAAAAAGDCLERRGRGGGDWPAGQARPAGPEQRRRRSGGGGARSPAGVPPSLPPSLAQAGIGALRQRRGWPGFDASAVMLLLLLPAAAPPTPVPRRRL, from the exons atgccagaaGAGCCGCAGCCGCgccgggcagcagcagcagcagcagcagcagcagcctcatcCTGCCCGCCCGAAGGCGCCgctccccccgccgccgccgccgccgccgccggggacTGCCTGGAGCGccgcgggcggggagggggcgacT ggccggccggccaggcTCGCCCCGCCGGGCCCGAACAAAGGAGGCGCCGCAGCGGCGGGGGCGGAGCCAGGAGCCCGGCgggggtccctccctccctccctccctctctcgccCAGGCGGGGATCGGGGCCCTGCGGCAGCGGCGGGGCTGGCCCGGCTTTGACGCCTCTGccgtgatgctgctgctgctgctgcccgccgCGGCCCCCCCGACGCCCGTGCCGCGCCGCCGCCTCTGA